In the genome of Impatiens glandulifera chromosome 6, dImpGla2.1, whole genome shotgun sequence, the window ACGTGATGAAAGCAGCCATATTTCTGCAAATGGTCAGAGAGTATTACCTAGCGGAGGAATTAGTGCTGATGGACCCCCTACGACACTTAGTGGAACTGGTATTGATCGAATGGCATTTGCTCAGGCCAATATTACCCGTGACAACACCAAGTTTGTAAATGGAGCGATAGTTGGCGAGCGAAATGTGTTCCAGGTAAGGCTTCTCTTAAGTACCTTCACCTGGGTAATGCTtctttgttgtttgttttgCTACAGCTTTCAGTTAATTTGGACATTTTCAcacttttttaaaacaattatagaTCTTAGACTGTCTCAGTTATTCAATGTTGTTGGCTCATGTTAGATAGTATAGAAGTTGTTCaatctaaaaaaaactttttaaaattcgtCTCTTGTTTTGTATTGAATAAGAAACTGCCCATAAAATTTTGTATAGTCCACATCCGGATGAGAAATCCTATAGGAAAGGTGTTTCCAAATGAAGTCAAAgtgagcctatttggaaactcgGCCAACGTTAGATCATGATCCATATTATTATGTGATTCTTGGTGCTCTATTTGTTACTCAAATTAtagtgtaattatttttttattacgaTTCAGATTACTTTTTAGATGACTGTAATTTGTGACAAACGTAACAAATGCAGGTTGATCAAGGTCTTGGTATTGGGAGCAAGTTCCCATTCTTCAATCGACATCAGTTAACCATAACTAAATTCATCCAGCTAAAGGAAGTGGAGGAAGGTGCTGGTAAATCACCACCACCTGTATTAGTTCTTCACGGCCATTATGGTGGATGTGTTGGAGATCTTCCAAGTTATGATGCTTTTACCCTTGGAGGTCCTTACTCAGTTAGAGGCTACAATATGGGTGAAATTGGTGCAGCCAGAAATATTCTCGAGGTAGGTAGTGTTATTGCCGACAGACTGAGTTtctgtttttaatttttcttgtcatttaataattatacttGTGAGGTGACTTCCTCAAGAAATTAATACTTATAATTGTTGGTTTCAGATTGCTGGTGAGTTGCGGATACCTGTGAAGAACACGCACGTGTATGCATTTGCAGAACATGGGAATGATTTAGGAAGTTCAAAGGATGTAAAGGGAAACCCAACTGAGGTTTATAGGCGAATGGGTCACGGTTCTTCGTATGGGGTTGGGATCAAACTTAATCTAGTGCGAGCTGAGTATGCAGTTGACCATAATTCTGGTACCGGCGCTGTGTTCTTCAGATTTGGAGAGAGATTCTAGGATCTTGTTCCAATTTTGCAAATTATATGTCTTGTGTCATTTTGTAGCTGCAATTAAACTGTAACTTTGAAGTTGGAATGTGGTTGGTTGGTTGAGCTTTTGTATTAGATTCTTCATGTCTTAGACTTGATATGAGCTTATgtatgaaaaaaatcaaattaattccATTTCTAAATTATgatctaattgttttttaatctgTTTCAAATTATTGTTTAGTATTTGAATTGCGACTTTGTAGACGATTGTTTTTCTTGATTTTACTACATGAGTGCATAATTTGTCAATTGTTTTTCTTGATTTTACTACATATGAATGCATATTAATTCCATCAAAGGATTTAAATAACATTAGTTATAACTTAAATTCCAACCCATTGGTTTTTTTGGTACAAATATTTAACCtttaatatgtaataatatatattttttaaatagtgtttaaattatttaaataattctaaccAAATAAGACATTTAGCATTTGAtgcatatttaaatttttaattttgatttttttaaattttaaattatcagtTTAGTTTCGGTTTAATCTATGAGAGTGTCTAATCTTACTGAAATAAcctaagttataacaattataatttgtCTTACTTTCCATTTAAGACATTTTTTTCTTGATATGACATGTAGTTGAATAAGAATGAGATGTCAAAAATTTGTCTTACTTTCCATTTAAGACGTTTTTTTCTTGATATGACATGTAGTTGAATAAAAATGAGATGTCAAAAATGGATTTGACCTAAAGTTTCAAGGTTTCATCAATGAAAATCCCAAGGGTGGGTTAAGCGGCAAGTCAACACTTTTTATACGCAATTGAGGAAAACTCAACCGTCTTGACAACTcaaaagatttatataattttatcataaaaaaatacgTTGTAAAATAATTCGCCGGAAGGACGAGAATAGTAACAGCAACCCGTCCCAATCCACTCTTATTAaatttgttgataaaaaaaagttcataaaACAGATTgcatctaaataaataaataaaaatctgcTTCTACTAAATATTTAAGCAAGagagattttaaatatataatatattataatttgtcaAATATTTACTAATGCTTATGTCCTATTGGATAAGTTAAAccgaattttaatattttcaaaatactaaaatggggactaaaaatatataaattgtgaaATTTGATTATTCCTATGTACAAATttcaagtatttttttatagtttaataTTTGTCTTGTCACACTGTAACTTACCGACCATTTTTATAGTAACCAACCGAACAGtgagtttaattaataaatataagacCTATAGTCAATTTGATTTGGAGATGGTTTACttatagactttttttttttttttagaacgctgggttccgctactcctatgaagtgcgactaatccccgcgggttaagtacatagccccgcgggttaagtacatagcccgcaaacatacttaaccaataaaccaggcgcagaacttgccgctgacggactcgaacccaggacctcatggaggcctgggggatatccacctcttgttgccacttATAGACTTACTAGCAACTATAAAAGGTATGAATTCAATGTTAAAAGATAGTAAGTAAATGAGGGTTGAATgttttgaataaaaacaaaGATGGTTAAATGAAAgttgaacattttaaaaattctaataCCAAAACTTAGGATGATTTTTGGATTACAAATATTGCCTCATCCATTTTCACCCCTATCTACAcatattaagaatttttttgaGGCAAATTCAAGGGTCTATCTATTATCAGGACCAGAGACGAACCCAAAAAATAGGATTGGAatggacttaaaaaatatttgaggtaaaagtatattgaaatttttttaaaaaaattagctGGTATAGTTAAATTTgaaccttaattttttttttagccCTTACATAAATCCGTTCCTGTCTATAACCAAATGAGAATCATCTCAAGATAAAGTGTTCAAGaggttttaatttatttatttagaatggAGCCAATAGTTTGTTAATTAGTGAACTAAATTCAATGGTCATATACTCAATGacaaagaatatatataatttggcCAAATGGAACAACAAGAGAGAACAAAAGGGAGACCAAATTCAACATCATAAGCCCAGTTCCTTTTTTAATCTAGCAAGGGTTGCTTCAACATCCTCTATATCATCTTCAATGCTGCTGCTCTTGCTCTTGTTCACAAATTCTCTTTCCCCTTCTTCCTCACTTTTTCTATCACCTTCATTATCAATGTCATTGATGCTAAGTTCCTTCTCTAAGAATTCAATGAACTCTTCTCCAATTTCCTGCCAATCACAAAAACACAGTTCAGAAAACGTACTGCCAATtacaatgatgatgataattaAAGTTTAGAACAACATACTGCCAACTCTTCCCAAAGGCTTTTCGGTTTTCCTTGTGAAGAAGACGTTTCTTCCCAATTCCTGTATTCTTCTTGAAGGTCCCTAAAGAAATCACCTGCAATTCCCAATTTTCATCATTCAGCTGGTACATAaaggtaaataatatatatgtatgctTCTCACACAATTTCTACCTATTGTTATTTGAACATCCCTCAAAAGGTCACCTGCAGAATAAAGGTTTTAGCTAGTATAAGATCATCAAAACtattaggccttgtttgatgaaggtttatttgtataaataactCGTTATCACATCATCAATCACTTCCATCAATCAAAATTACCAAATTACCCTTCctttatcttattatttcatttcaaatattaaataaaacgaTATTTTAGTCCTTTAACCAAAAATTAACCCCAAAgaatccactttttcatcaaacaaggaaATGAATACTAGTTTTGcataaatttcaaaagttttACTACTCATCCATTCATTGTAATATTCATGAAAACAAGAGGACCAAGCAAAGGGAGTAATAGATAGGAGTATGAAAGTCAAAATCAGATGTCAAAAAAGCTCAAAATTTGGAGATAATTCAAGTGGAGACTGTTTGATCAAGAGGAGGATGAGACATAAGAGGAGAAAGAGATGTTTCAGGAAATTGCTCGACAAACTCTATATATTGAACAGTTTAAGGAAACGTGTGTACTAGTGTGGGAGCTACATTGAATGGAAATAGGTCGGTCTAAAGAAAGCGTACAAGTCCAAATTGACCAAATAATAATAGAGATGGAGCAACAAAGTATTCACTGCGATATGAATGTGAAGTCGAAATCTGTAGAGCTAGAAGCACAAACGAAACATAAAACATAGGTTTGATGAATGCTGAATTGAACAGATAAATGAAAAAAGGAGTTGCATTTGTAGAAGAAGTGCACATCTCCTGGGGGAAGTTATTGGGGTTTAGTGTTTCTCAATAAGAAGTTCTTATCTTTTCTCGAAAGAAATAGGAAGTTCTTATCTAAACATAATCTACATCCTTAAGAGACTTTTCGCTTGCTTTTATAAAGGTCTTTTTCCGTCGCCTTTTATCTTTCCTTTCCCTTTCcgtttttcttttgttatatatgaaaacaagaaaaaaatagattgaaaaataaaataaaaaatagattgaAAATTTCATAAGGTTTGGCCATCTCCTAAATTCAAGATCACAAGATCATGTAAACTGAAAAAGGATGACATCTAAATTACTTTATCAAAGACTAAACTTCTCaagagaataaattttaatttgtttaccaaATCCATAGAACTCCTCATCTTGAGTATCTTTGTTTCCAAAAGGTGAATATGAATAATTTGATGCACGAGCTCCAGCATCATACTTCCTTCGAGATTCATCATTCACCAATGTGTTGTATGCCTGTTTAATCCTCATAAACTTCTCTTGAGCGTTTGGCTACACAACAAATAATTTCAACATCTGATTCATGAGAAATAGCACAATAATAACTTCAAAACTAGTAATCTTAAATCCACTATGTTATTAGTTTCTAGAGGTTATGTTTGGATGTATATAATgggaattagaattttaattataggAATAAAGTTCGTTTTGTTAGCTGAACATGTATCAAATGATCATTTTGCTTGCTGAATTTGTGTCGGGCTCAATTTGCTTGCTTGACTTGTTAAAATGGCTCACAAGTTAAATTTTTGTTAGCaccattaaatattaaacttcaaataaacatcattatatatatatatatataattttttttttaaagcaCGCAAGAACCACCATACCAATTAAAACCCACATCCAAGCAGGCCTagcttttttttcttctatttatcCAACCTAAGGCATAGAAGATGCAACAACGGTTCGTCGTCCAGAACATTATCACCCTCTAGCCTCGTCATCGTCTTCAATCATGTTACCCTCAAGACAGATTGCCACTCAAAAGGTTGTCGCCCCCGCAACCATGTCGCCCTCAAGATAGGGTCAAGAATGgcttaaaactaatataatataaagatgatATGGCCAACACCAATCTTATCGACAAACCCAAGTTTAGACTTATATATACTGTTGTAGTTGGGAGGATGCTTTGGTCTGTCGTAGTCATTTGCATGGTTTTGATTTGTTGTAATTAATTGTTGAAGAAACACTATGTAACAagggaaagaaagaaagataaagCAAGTGATACTGGGACATGGGAGAGGAGACCTTGAAGGTTTGGAAAGCAAAATCAAGGCAAATGGTTGATTGATAAAATAGCGAGAGAAATTCCCAAAATACGTCAGAAAATCTATTAGTTATCTAACTCCCCCCTCTTTCTTTCCCACCTATCTCTCTCAATCTAGTCTATTTTCAGTCTccataaagatcaatttcagTATAGACCTTGTGCAATTAGAAGTGAGAATTCAAAGATCCAAATAACAATTATAGCACTAATTGAAAGCATTTGCTTCTCTcgttcattttattaaatacaaagcTTTGTTGCTCTCAAAGGTTCAATGCATTGTTACAAGATACTTCCATCTCAAATGATAAATTTCTGAAGATTATGAAACATAAACAACCCTTGTTTAAAGGATGAAAATAAGAAACCTTTTTAATAGATTCAGACACCTAACAAATCATCTCTAACACCTCTCTTTAGGGCGACACCGTGGGAGTATTTGGAAAACTTGGTTGGGCGGCAGACTATCTTAAGAGAGACGAGAATGAAGACGACAAGGCTAGAGGTGCAGATCATTAGGTTAGGCTGGTTTGAGTGCAGGTTTTAAGTGGGTCGGATTAGTTTATGTAAGGATGGTTTgaatgttatttaattaaaaaaaaaaagtgatgaaACATttgttaacattttaaatatttagcggggttaacaaaaaaaaattaacagcAGGACTTGTTTTGAGCAATTTTAACAAGAATAGCAAGTAAATTGAGCTTCTCACAAATTCAGCAACTAAAATGAACTTTTGGTACAAGTTCATCAAGTAAAACGACTCTCTTTCTTAAATTATATCacaattttacaaaaattgaattgaattacaatttgattCTTATGTTTGGAGAAATCATTAGTTGCAATCCTCAGGTGGGGAGTATGGAGACTGaaacttcaaaatcatatacatTCAAATctgttgaattataatttcaattcctTATTTTAAGTCATCAAAGAAAGAACTTATAATTGGATCCCAATTCCAATTCCGCCATAACCAACCATAGACTGAGAAAACAATCTATCTATattgtataaattaatatacaacATTTGAAAATGACATTAACACAATATAATGTCCTTAAAGAGCCATTTAGTCAGTCTTTTTTGACAACTTTGGTAAGTGCAGTTAAATACATATGTAAGTGTTTTAATTTCAATTGGAGAAACAGTATCTCGTTGAACATATTTTCTTCAGTTCTTAGAAGGGACTTTTGGAAGCCGAAATCTgaaacatcaaaataaaatgCCCAAGTATGCGAAAGAGTGTATCATCTTGTTTTTACTCAAATCATTTAAACCTCATTCCATCAGAAATGAGATTTAAAGTCCTAATTCATCGCCCAAGCGGAAACTTGTGAAATCCTGTATCCAAGTCAAGGAAGTGTCCAAAATCCAAATGACCAGACTATCTCGTGTTCAGAACCAAGGAATCAAGACAACCGAGCACTTATTGCTCCAAGTCAAGGTTCTTATTTGGCTTGGCTAATGAAGTCAGCAGCCTACCCCTAAATagtttttgttgttttaatCAATCATGCAAAAATCTTTCTTAGCTAATAAAGTTAGCCTAGCAGAGCAAACATGCAAGTGAACCTAGCCAATCCAGTCATTTCTAGGCAATGCTTATCATAATAGAACTCTTTCTCAGAAACTTCAATTATCAAATtcacaaatcaaacaaataaagatGATTCGTAA includes:
- the LOC124942628 gene encoding dnaJ homolog subfamily B member 9 isoform X1, with product MDLLAKAAPADLACLFSLTSHFGSTSSFTRSSFRCCRFGYGWNPDVPEYAQRSFSLGNGFQSRRKKKKKNERENYSLVVRASRRESPYDVLGVSPSATVNELKRAYRKLALKYHPDVNKEPNAQEKFMRIKQAYNTLVNDESRRKYDAGARASNYSYSPFGNKDTQDEEFYGFGDLLRDVQITIGDFFRDLQEEYRNWEETSSSQGKPKSLWEELAEIGEEFIEFLEKELSINDIDNEGDRKSEEEGEREFVNKSKSSSIEDDIEDVEATLARLKKELGL
- the LOC124942628 gene encoding chaperone protein DnaJ isoform X2, whose protein sequence is MDLLAKAAPADLACLFSLTSHFGSTSSFTRSSFRCCRFGYGWNPDVPEYAQRSFSLGNGFQSRRKKKKKNERENYSLVVRASRRESPYDVLGVSPSATVNELKRAYRKLALKYHPDVNKEPNAQEKFMRIKQAYNTLVNDESRRKYDAGARASNYSYSPFGNKDTQDEEFYGFGDFFRDLQEEYRNWEETSSSQGKPKSLWEELAEIGEEFIEFLEKELSINDIDNEGDRKSEEEGEREFVNKSKSSSIEDDIEDVEATLARLKKELGL